One window of the Rufibacter radiotolerans genome contains the following:
- a CDS encoding M16 family metallopeptidase, with protein MQAQKVEYTEYDLPNGLHVILHQDKSAPVVAVSVMYHVGSKNESLNRSGFAHFFEHLLFEGSQNIKRGEFMKLVSSNGGQNNANTSHDRTFYYEVFPSNQLKLGLWLESERMLHPVINEIGVKTQNEVVKEEKRMRIDNQPYGQFSNEIFKRLFTKHPYRWQPIGSMADLDAAKLEEFQAFFKKFYVPNNAVLSIAGDIDIAQTKELVNAYFSAVPKGAPVEYKKIEEAPLAKMVVDTVYDANIQIPAIMSAYRVPGMPDKDSKTMQMISSILSSGASSKLYKKMVDDKKNALQVGAINLTLEDYGAYITFALPNNNTPLPTLLTDIDEEVARLQNTLISEEDYKKIQNQFENNYVTANSSMLGVAENLASGYTFHNKNTNNINQELDKIRSITRQDIQAAAKKYLQPNARVVLYYLPASAKAAK; from the coding sequence GTGCAAGCACAGAAAGTAGAATACACAGAGTATGATTTACCTAATGGTCTGCATGTGATCCTGCACCAGGACAAAAGCGCCCCTGTGGTGGCGGTGTCTGTGATGTACCACGTTGGCTCTAAAAATGAGTCATTGAACCGTTCGGGCTTTGCCCACTTCTTTGAGCACCTGCTGTTTGAAGGGTCGCAGAACATCAAGCGCGGCGAGTTTATGAAACTGGTGTCCAGCAACGGGGGCCAGAACAACGCCAACACCTCGCATGACCGCACCTTTTACTATGAGGTATTTCCTAGCAACCAGTTAAAGCTGGGCTTGTGGCTGGAGAGCGAGCGCATGCTGCACCCTGTCATCAATGAGATTGGCGTGAAAACCCAGAACGAGGTGGTGAAAGAGGAGAAGCGCATGCGCATTGACAACCAGCCGTACGGCCAGTTCAGCAATGAGATCTTCAAGCGCCTGTTCACCAAGCACCCGTACCGCTGGCAGCCCATCGGGTCCATGGCCGACTTGGATGCCGCCAAGCTGGAGGAGTTTCAGGCCTTCTTTAAGAAGTTCTACGTGCCTAACAACGCGGTCCTTTCCATTGCCGGCGACATTGACATTGCCCAGACCAAGGAACTGGTGAATGCCTACTTCAGTGCTGTGCCCAAGGGTGCCCCGGTTGAATACAAGAAAATAGAGGAGGCTCCGCTTGCTAAAATGGTGGTGGACACGGTGTATGACGCCAACATCCAGATTCCGGCCATTATGTCGGCGTACCGGGTGCCGGGCATGCCAGACAAAGACTCCAAAACCATGCAGATGATCTCGTCTATTTTGTCCAGCGGCGCTAGTTCCAAGCTGTACAAGAAGATGGTGGATGACAAGAAAAACGCCCTGCAGGTGGGGGCTATTAACCTCACCCTGGAAGATTACGGCGCTTACATCACCTTTGCCCTGCCTAACAACAACACCCCACTGCCTACGCTGCTCACAGACATAGATGAAGAGGTGGCCCGTTTGCAGAACACGCTTATCTCAGAAGAGGATTACAAGAAAATCCAGAACCAGTTTGAGAACAACTACGTGACCGCCAACTCCAGTATGTTGGGCGTTGCCGAGAACCTGGCCAGTGGCTACACTTTCCACAACAAGAATACCAACAACATTAACCAGGAACTGGACAAGATACGGAGCATCACCCGCCAGGACATTCAGGCTGCCGCCAAGAAATACCTGCAGCCCAATGCCCGGGTAGTCCTGTACTATTTACCGGCTTCCGCGAAAGCGGCTAAATAA
- a CDS encoding DUF983 domain-containing protein, with the protein MLGKGSKLYSIAKLKCPRCHEGDLFENNSLLGYSKMSKMLDHCPVCQQVYEPEPGYYYGAMFISYGLTAGPTLAIVGLMMLFSEELTLWMFMGALLLSLVLFMPAIFKLSRAIWINIFISYDPLAAQNPQARGH; encoded by the coding sequence ATGTTAGGAAAAGGCTCAAAACTATACAGCATTGCTAAATTGAAATGCCCCCGCTGTCATGAGGGAGATTTGTTTGAGAATAACAGTCTGCTAGGGTATAGTAAAATGTCCAAAATGTTGGATCACTGCCCCGTATGCCAGCAGGTGTATGAGCCGGAACCCGGCTATTACTACGGTGCCATGTTTATTAGCTATGGCCTTACCGCTGGGCCTACCCTGGCCATTGTAGGGCTTATGATGCTGTTCTCAGAGGAACTAACCCTTTGGATGTTCATGGGAGCCTTGCTGTTGTCCTTGGTATTGTTCATGCCGGCCATCTTTAAGCTTTCCCGGGCCATCTGGATCAATATTTTTATTAGCTATGACCCTTTGGCCGCCCAGAACCCACAGGCAAGGGGGCATTAA
- a CDS encoding insulinase family protein, whose product MMKKYLLLFASALVLFTAEGQVKIDRSQKPAAGPAPTITFQDPVTFKLKNGITVLVVEDHKLPRVSASYFIDAGPITEGQKAGVMSLMGQMLNEGTKDMPKAAFDEATDKIGASVNLSSSGGSAAALTRYFKEAFTLMGKGLKNPAFTQESFDKIKTQALTGIKSNEKNVKAVSGRVVNALAYGKNHPSGEFTTEESIKALTLNDVKEAYNKFITPSRGYLTIIGDIKPNEAKKLAEDVLGDMKGPGLTLPSLASVANPAKTEINVVDMPNAVQSEITVTNLVDLKMNHPDYFPVLLANQILGGGSESRLFNNLREKHGFTYGAYSGIGASRFQSAFSASASVRTAKTDSAVVEFIKEIDHLRKEKVSDQELSSAKALYNGSFALGLENKGRTATFARNILINDLPKDFYRTYLQKVNAVTKEDIQRVAQKYFNSANTRVVVVGNSSQMLGDLKKLNYPVKLYDVFANPIAEGAASSSAAATTNVKATDVFNNYIKALGGEAELKKVKSILANMTMNMQGATLAVEAKYMAPNYEAMTMSMGGNPVIKSRFNGTAGYQEQMGQKKVMTPEEIKEKAVVTTLFEQLDYVKNPAFKAEVKGVEKVNGSDAYKVVITYPAGKTKTEFYDLTSKLLVKTEEATTANNMTVNNSTEFGDYKKVGAILYPYAITITVSAAGQQQVLDMKAQSVKLNEGVTAADFN is encoded by the coding sequence ATGATGAAAAAATATTTATTACTGTTTGCCAGCGCCCTTGTTCTGTTCACGGCAGAGGGACAGGTGAAAATAGACAGATCTCAGAAGCCAGCCGCCGGTCCGGCCCCCACCATTACGTTCCAGGACCCGGTTACCTTTAAACTGAAGAACGGCATTACCGTGTTGGTGGTGGAAGACCATAAACTGCCCCGTGTGTCTGCGTCTTATTTCATTGATGCCGGTCCTATCACCGAAGGCCAGAAAGCCGGGGTGATGAGCCTGATGGGCCAGATGCTGAACGAAGGCACCAAAGACATGCCGAAGGCTGCTTTTGACGAGGCCACAGATAAGATAGGCGCTAGCGTGAACCTTTCTTCTTCCGGCGGAAGCGCCGCAGCCCTTACCCGCTATTTCAAGGAAGCGTTTACCCTTATGGGCAAAGGCCTGAAAAATCCGGCCTTTACGCAGGAGTCGTTTGACAAGATCAAGACGCAGGCGTTGACGGGCATTAAGAGCAATGAGAAAAACGTGAAGGCAGTTTCTGGCCGCGTGGTCAATGCGCTGGCCTACGGCAAGAACCACCCCAGCGGCGAGTTCACCACCGAAGAATCTATCAAGGCCCTTACCCTGAACGATGTAAAAGAGGCGTACAATAAGTTCATCACGCCTTCCAGAGGCTACCTGACCATTATTGGCGACATTAAGCCTAATGAGGCCAAAAAGCTGGCCGAGGATGTATTGGGTGATATGAAAGGTCCAGGCCTCACGTTGCCTTCTCTGGCCTCTGTGGCAAATCCTGCCAAGACCGAGATCAACGTGGTAGACATGCCCAATGCGGTACAGTCTGAGATCACGGTGACCAACCTGGTAGACCTGAAGATGAACCACCCAGACTATTTCCCGGTGCTGCTGGCCAACCAGATTCTGGGCGGGGGCTCAGAAAGCCGCCTGTTCAATAACCTGCGCGAAAAACACGGCTTTACCTACGGTGCCTACTCCGGCATTGGGGCCAGCCGGTTCCAGAGTGCCTTCTCTGCCTCAGCCTCGGTGAGAACCGCCAAGACAGACAGTGCGGTGGTGGAGTTTATCAAAGAGATAGACCACCTGCGCAAGGAGAAAGTATCTGACCAGGAGCTGAGCAGCGCGAAGGCCCTTTATAACGGCTCTTTTGCCTTGGGCCTTGAAAACAAAGGACGTACGGCCACGTTTGCCCGTAACATCTTAATCAATGACCTGCCTAAAGACTTCTACCGCACCTACCTGCAAAAGGTAAATGCCGTGACCAAAGAAGATATTCAGAGGGTAGCCCAAAAGTACTTCAACAGCGCCAACACCCGCGTGGTGGTAGTGGGCAACTCCAGCCAGATGCTAGGTGACCTCAAGAAACTGAACTACCCGGTAAAGCTGTATGACGTATTCGCTAACCCAATTGCAGAAGGAGCAGCTTCCTCTTCGGCAGCGGCAACCACCAATGTAAAAGCCACCGATGTATTCAACAACTACATTAAAGCCCTGGGCGGTGAAGCTGAACTGAAAAAGGTGAAGTCTATTCTGGCCAACATGACCATGAACATGCAAGGAGCCACCTTGGCGGTAGAAGCTAAATACATGGCCCCTAATTATGAAGCCATGACCATGTCTATGGGGGGAAATCCAGTGATCAAATCCAGGTTTAACGGCACCGCCGGTTACCAGGAGCAAATGGGTCAGAAAAAAGTAATGACGCCAGAGGAGATCAAAGAGAAGGCCGTTGTGACCACCCTGTTTGAGCAGCTGGATTACGTGAAGAACCCAGCGTTCAAAGCCGAGGTGAAGGGCGTAGAGAAAGTAAATGGTTCAGATGCCTATAAAGTGGTGATCACCTATCCGGCCGGTAAAACCAAAACCGAGTTCTATGACCTGACCAGCAAACTGTTGGTTAAAACAGAAGAAGCCACTACCGCCAACAATATGACGGTGAACAACAGCACTGAATTTGGTGATTACAAGAAAGTGGGCGCTATCCTGTATCCGTATGCTATCACCATTACAGTGTCTGCGGCTGGTCAGCAGCAAGTACTAGACATGAAAGCCCAGTCTGTGAAACTGAATGAAGGCGTAACCGCGGCAGATTTCAACTAA